From the genome of Gemmatimonadota bacterium:
ACCCAGCAGGATGGCGACGTGCGCCTGGCGGCGGTGCAGGCGCTCGCCGAGATCGGGACGCCGGGGGCGCTGCAGCAGCTGGAGCGCAGCATCGACGATCCGTCGCGCGAGGTGCGGGTGGCGACGGCGCGCGCGTTCGCGGCGCGCGTCCATCGACCGGCGCTCGCCAAGATCGAGGCGGCGATCAAGGGGAAGCGGGTCTCCGAGGCCGACCTCACGGAGAAGATGGCGCTCTTCGAGGCGTTCGGCGCGATGTGTGGCGAGGGGGGGGTGACGCTGCTCGACGGCCTGCTGAACACCAAGAGCTTCTTCGGACGTCGTGAGGACCCGGAGCTGCGGGCCTGCGCGGCGATGGCGTTGGGCCGGGTGGCGACGCCTAACGCGATCGCGGTGTTGCGCCGGGCGGCGTCGGACAAGGAGATCCTGGTGCGCAATGCGGTGAACCGGGCGCTGCGCGGCGGGACGGCATGACGACGCCGCGGCACACGCCGGTTGGGGGGCTGGTGCGCTCCAGCGGTCGGACGCCGGCCGGCGGCGCGCGCGCCCAGGTGCCGCTCAGCGACCTCACGGGCGACACCTACATCCGGCGCGCCGGCCGACAGCTCATCGTGAGCATCTACGGCGCGATGCGCGTGATTCGGCTGTATCCGCCCGAGAACGAGGCGGTGCGGAACGCGCTGAGCGACCTGGCGCAGTCAGCGCAGGACCTGCTCGAGCGCGAGCACGAAGTCGAGCTACGCGCCTCGAACGAGTTCATCTTCGTGAACTCGACGCGCTTGCGTCTCGACCTCGACAACTACGCCAGCTTCTCGCAGATCCTGTCGGTGCTGCGCGCCGTCGGTGTGGGGTCGGTACGCCTCAGCGACACGGCGCAGGCGCGCGACTGGCTCGTCTTCCTGTCGCTCTTGCTGAGCCAGAGCAAGGCCGGCGATGACGTCACCGCCTTCGACCTCACCGAGAAGTTGGCGGCCGCCGGGGTGACGTGCTTCGAACTCGGCGCCCCGCTCGTCACCGAGGACGACACCGACTTTCGCCAGCGCGCCAAGGAAGCGGCCAAGCGGACCTACTCGCAGTCGGTGGCCGTGACCAAGGAAGTGATGAACTCGGTGCGCATGGGGGCGTCACCGAACATCAAGAAGATCAAGCGCGTGGTGCAGACCATCGTCGACCAGATCCTCAACGAGGAGACGTCGCTGGTGGGGCTCACCACCATCCGCGACTACGACGAGTACACGTTCACGCACTCGGTGAACGTCTGCATCTTCTCGGTGGCGCTGGGCCGACGACTGGGGCTGAGCAAGATGCAGCTCTACGACCTGGGGCTGGCGGCGCTGTTCCACGACATCGGCAAGTCGCGCGTCCCGCTCTCGGTGCTGAACAAGACCGACGGGCTCTCCGACGACGACTGGCGCTGGCTGGCGGCGCACCCGTGGCTCGGGGTGCTGGCGCTGTTCCACATGCGCGGGCAACAGGAGTTGCCCTATCGCGCGATGGTGGTGGCGTACGAGCATCACATGAAGCAGGACCTGACGGGATACCCCAAGACGATCCGGCCGCGCGCGCAGAGCATCTTCAGCCGCATCGTGGCGGTCGCCGACGGCTTCGACGCCGCCACCACGCGGCGCGCCTACCAGACGGTCCCGATGTCGCCGGCGGCGGTGCTGGCCGGGATGCGCGACAACCCGCGCCGCGGGATGGACCCGGTGGTGGTGAAGGGGTTCATCAACTTGTTAGGCGTCTTCCCGGTGGGGACGCTCGTCGTGCTCGACACCTTCGAGCTCGCCGTCGTGCACGCCGTGAATCCCAACCCGTCGGCGATCTCGCGCCCGGTCGTACGCATCGTGAGCGACGATCGCGGCAACGTCCTCTTCCCGGGGAACCTGGCCGACCTGACCGAGCAGAAGCCCGACGGGACGTACCTCCGCACCATCATCAAGACCGAGAATCCGGATCGCTACGGCATCAATGTCGGTGACTACTTCGTCTGACGCGCTGTCCCTTCGTTTCGCTTCGCTGGCCCGCGAGGGACGGCGGGCGCTCGTGACGTACATGACGGCGGGGCACCCCGATCCGGCGCAATCGGTCGCGCTCATGCGCGCGCTCGAGGCCGGCGGCGCCGACATCATCGAGGTCGGGGTCCCGTTCTCCGATCCGATGGCCGATGGACCGGTGATCCAGCGCAGCTCCCAGGTCGCGCTCGAGCACGGCACCGGGCTTACCCAGGTCTTGGACCTCGTGCGCGAGGCCGGGCTCTCCGTCCCGGTCGTCCTGTTCAGCTACCTCAACCCGATCATGGCGGCGGGGCAGGACGTGCTCGAGCGCGCCGCGCAGGCGGGCGTGCACGGGTTGCTGCTGACGGATCTCCCGGTGGGGGCCGACCCGGTGCGCGAGGCGTGGGTCGGTGCGGGACCGCTCGCCTTCGTGCGACTTGTCGCGCCGACGACGCCGGCTGACCGCATGCGCGAGATCGCCCACCACGGACGCGGCTTCGTGTACCTCATTTCGCGGTTAGGGGTGACCGGGATGCAACACGACGTCGCCAGCGACCTCCCGGAGACCATCGCCCGCCTGCGCGGGGCCACCGACCTCCCGATCTGCGTCGGCTTCGGCGTCTCGACCGGCGCGCAGGCGCAGGCCATCGGGCGCCTGGCCGATGGCATCGTCGTCGGGAGCGCGATCGTGAAGGCGGCCGAAGCGGGGGTGGACGCGGCGCACGCCCTTACCGTCGAATTGCGCCGGGCACTCGACTCCATCTGACGTGCGACTGCGCGTCGACCTGATCACGCGCGGCGTCGCCGTCGCTGGCACGGCGTCGGTCGCCGCGCTCGTCGTGGTCGATCCCCGGTGGGCGGCGCACCCGATCGGATTGGCGATCGCCTTCATCGCCACGATCCTGCTGCGCGCCCGACCGATCGCGCTGACGAAGTACTCCACGCTCACCGGGTTGCCGGTGTCGGCGATGGCCGGGGCGCTGATCCTCGGCGCCAGCGGGGCGGCGATGGCCGTCTTTGCGGGAGTGCTGGTCGCCGACTGGCTGCTGCAGCGCAAGGCGCTGGCGTGGGCCTGGGTCAACGCCGGGCGCGAGTCGCTCGCGCTGGTGGCCGCGTGCGGCGCCTACGCCGCCGCCGCGGCGGTGCTCAATGTGCAGCTGACGGGGACGCTCTCGGCCGAGGGGGTCCCGGCGATGTCGACGCTCGTCTTCGCCTACTTCATCGCCTCGCGGGCGCTGCAGTACTTCTCGCTCCTCGTCCGCGACAAGCTCCTCCCCGACGAACGGTCGCTGATCCTCCGCTACGAGGTCATTGCGTTCGGCGCCTCCTCCGCCGCGGTGCTCCTGGTCGTGCTCACCGTGACCAACGTCGGCCTGGCCGGATGGGTGGTGGTCACGGTGGCGTTAGGCTTCGGGGCGCTCCTCTTCCAGCGCATCATCGAGGAGGCGATCGCCGCCGAGGAGCTGAACAAGATCCACCAGATGGAGCTGGTCGTGGCGAGCGACGCCTCGCTCGCCGATGCCTTCCAGCGCATCGCCGGACTGGCCAATCGCCTCGTCGACTGGCGTGACTTCCGGATCCATCGCCTGCAGGAGGGGGAGCCGCGCCTGCTCTTCACCGGGCGTGATGGGCTCATCGAACCGCCGATCGTCCCGCCAGACGAAGGGCGCCAGCTGCGCGACGAGGCGCTGGTCACCGGGCGTCCGGTGGTCGTCGTCGACGCGCTGACCGACCCTCGCCTCGCCGGCGCACGCGACACCGTGCGCAGCGCTGTCGTCGTTCCGCTGCGTTTCGGCGAACGCACGGTGGGGTTGCTGGAGCTGGAGCACCACAAGCGCGGAACCTACGGGGCCAAGCAGCTCGGCGTGGTGCAGCGCTTCGCCTCGCAGCTGGCGACGACGATCCACATCCAGGATCTGCGGCGCCCGCTCGCCGAGTCGGTGTCGCGACTCGAACGGCAGGTGGAGACGATGAGCGAGTCGGCGCACCAGCTGCGCAGCGGTGCCGAGACGGTCGCGCGACTGGCCGCTGAGATCTCGCGCTCGGTGGCCGAGGCGAGCGATCAGGCCGCACGAGGACACGATGCGGCGGCCGAGGTGCACGCGACGACGTCGTCCATCGCCCGCGACGCGCGCGAGGCGGCGTCGGCCAGCGATCGCGCGGTGCAGATCGCCACCGAGCATCGCGGCACGATCGGGACCGCGATCGAACGGCTGGTGAGCGCGAAGGGGTTCGTCGGTGAGAGCGGGATGATCATGGGCGATCTGGGCGACGAAACGCGCCGCGTGACGTCGTTCATCGGCGTGATCAAGGACCTGGCGGAGCAAACCAACCTCCTGGCGCTCAACGCCGCGATCGAAGCGGCACGGGCTGGCGAGGAGGGACGCGGCTTCGCGGTCGTGGCGGAAGAGATCCGCAAACTGGCCGAACAGAGCGGGAAAGCGTCGGAGGAGGCGTCGGTGCTGGTGGCCACGCTGGCCGGGCAGATGGAACGGGCCACGCGCCAGATGGATCGCGGGCGCTCAATGGTGGCCGACGTGGAAGGGCTCTCGGAGTCGGCGCGGGATGCGATGGCGCAGGTCGTCGACTCGTCGCGTTCGGCCGCGACCTGGGCCAAGCGCATCGCGGAGGTCTCGCGCGCGCAGGAAGACGCGGTGGGCGGCGTGCGCGACCGCATCGCCCGCATCGCCGAGATCTCGGGGCGCAACCGGGAGGGGGCGGCCCAGGTGGCGGGAACGGCCGAGTCGCAGGCGCGCTCGGTGCACGAAGTGGAAGAGTCGACGCGGGAGTTGCGCGAACTCGCCACCTATCTCGCCGACCTGGCCCGGCGCCTCACGCGACTCACGCAGGGCTGAAATTGACCGCCTTTCACGCCACCGGTAGGTTGCGACGTCGTGCCTACTGCCGCTGATCCCACCTCACGCGAGGTCGCGCCGAGCGACCCGTTGCTTCCGCCCTGGGCCCAGGTCGGTGAGCGACGTCGCGCGCACATCGCGCGGGTGACGTCGCTGCTCGATCGCTGGAGCGATGCGCTGCACCTGACGCCCGCCGAGCGGCAGGTGTGGCACGATGCGGGGCGGTACCACGATGCGCTGCGCGACGCCCCGCTCGAGCAGTTGCGGCTGGCGGTTCCCGATCCCTCGCTCCCCGACAGCGTGCTGCACGGGCCGGCGGCGGCGCTGCGGCTGGCGGCTGAGGGGGAGTCGCGTCCCGAGCTGCTCGAGGCGATTCGCTGGCACACGCTCGGCAATCCCGAGTGGGGGCGCGTGGGGCGGGCGCTCTTCATGGCCGACTATCTCGAACCGGGGCGCCCGTTCTCGCAGGCCGATCGCGCCTTCCTGGCGTCGCACGTGCCGCTCGACTTCGATGGGGTCTTTCGGCAGGTCGTGCGGCAGCGCATCGAGTGGACGCTGCGCGAGGGGAAGACGATCTTCCCCGAGACCGCCGCCCTGTGGAATCGCGTGCGATGAAGCGCGGCCCCGTGGTGCTGGGAGGGGTGGCCCTCGTGGCAGTGGCTGCCGGTGCCTGGTGGATGTTCGCGCGAGGACCCGCGGGCGGCGAGGCGACGCGCCCCGTGCAGGGGGCCCCGGTCCAGCGCCTCGTCCCGGTGGAGACGCGGATCCGCGTGGAAGTGCTCAACACGACCAGCACGCGCGGCGTGGCGCGACGCGTCTCGCTGTACCTGCGTGATGCGGGTTTCGACGTGGTCCGCTATGCGGGCGAGGGGCCGGCGCGCGACTCCACCCTCGTACTGGATCGCACCGGGCACCCCGAATGGGCGCAGCTCGTGAGCAAGGCGTTAGGCGGGGCCGCGATCGAGGCGCGCCCCGACAGCTCACGCTACGTCGACATCACCGTGCTGGTCGGCCGCGTGGTGCGCACGCCGCCGGAGGCGTTCTACCCGTAGCTGTCCGCACGCCGCGGCGATGTCCTTCCCGCGGCTCTTGCGAATGGCGACCTCCACCTGGTGGCGCTTGAGCTGTGCGGCAAACGCCCGAATGCCGGCCGCGGTGGTGGGGGTGAAGTCGCCGGCCCCTCCCGGGTGCAGCGGGATCAGGTTGACGAAGGCACCGCAGCGCCGCGCCAGCGCCGCCAGCAGGTCGGCGTGCTGCGGTGCGTCGTTGACCCCGCCGAGCATCACGTACTCGAAGGTCACGCGCCGGTCGAAATCCGCGGCGGCCTTCACCACGTCGTCGAGCGGGTACTTCACGTTGATCGGCATGAGCGATCGGCGGAGCGCGTCGCTCGGGGCGTGGATGGAGATCGCGAGGCGGAACTGCTCGGGGCGCTGCGAGAGGGCGATGATCCCGGGGAGGACGCCAACCGTGGAGACGGTGATGTGGCGCGCCCCGATCCCGAACCCGTCCGGGGCGTTGAGGATGGTGAGCGTCTTGTCGACCGCCTCCCAGTTCATCAGCGGCTCCCCCATCCCCATGAAGACGATGTTCGTGGGGCGAATGGGGGGATCGAGGAGCGCCAGTTCGCGCACCTGCCCGGCGATCTCGTGAACCGCCAGGTTGCGGGCAAAGCCCATCACCCCGGTCGCGCAGAAGGCGCACTGCAGCGCGCAGCCGGCCTGCGACGAGATGCAGAAGGTCATGCGATCGCCGTCGGGGATGGCGACCGTCTCGATCGACTGCCCGTCGGTGAGCGTGAAGAGAAACTTCTCCGTCCCATCGCTCGACGACTGGCGCGTGGACAGCGTGAGGCCGGGAAGCACGAACGCCTCGTCCAGCGCGGTGCGCAGCGCCTGTGGGAGGGTGGTGACCTCCTGAAACGAGCGAACGGGGGCCTGCCACAGCACCGGGACGAGCTGCTTGAGGCGATACGCCGGCTCGCCGCGGGCGGCCAGGAAGGCGGCCAAGGCGTCGGCGGACTGCGCGGGGGTGAGGTCGAGGAGGTTGATCCGCCCCTCCGCGTTGTCCAAGACAAGGTGTGACATGTGGTTGAGCTTATCGGGTCGAGGGTGGCCGGGTCAACTCGTCGCCTACCACGGTGGCGGGCCGAAACGTAGATTCCGCCTGCACTTCCGACGTCCAGCCGCCGTCTCGTTCCGTCGAGACGAGGGCGCGTCCGCTTTCGCCCATGCCACCCTCTCGCGTCCATCAGTCCGTGACCTCGTGCCGTCGTCGTTGTGCCGCGCGTCGCGGTGGGCGCCGGACGTCACGCTGGGCACACCCGGAATGAGCGATGCCCGCCGCTGGGCGCCGAGCGCGGTCTGGGGGATGGTCATCCTCATCGCCACGTCGATCCCAGGCAGTGCGATTCCCGAGGGGCCGAGCATTCCCGGCATCGACAAGGTGGTGCACGGGCTGCTGTACGGCGTCTTGGGGTGGGTGGTGGGGCGCGCGTTGACCGAGGGGCGCGGTCGTCGGTCGTGGCAGGTGTGGGGGCGGGCGGTGGTAGTGATGACGGGTTTGGCGGCGGCAGACGAGTGGCATCAGCAGTGGATTCCCGGTCGCGGCGCCGATGCGCTGGACTGGGTGGCCGACGTGGCAGGGGTCACGCTCGGCGCCTCACTTTCGCGAGCGGCGCAGGTGCGCCGGGAGACCAGGTCGTGACGAGTTCGAACCCGATGGCCACTGCCTTACGGACCCACCTGTGCGGCGCCCTTCGTGAGGCGCACGTGGGGCAACGCGTGCGCGTTGGAGGGTGGG
Proteins encoded in this window:
- a CDS encoding VanZ family protein; translated protein: MSDARRWAPSAVWGMVILIATSIPGSAIPEGPSIPGIDKVVHGLLYGVLGWVVGRALTEGRGRRSWQVWGRAVVVMTGLAAADEWHQQWIPGRGADALDWVADVAGVTLGASLSRAAQVRRETRS
- a CDS encoding HD domain-containing protein yields the protein MTTPRHTPVGGLVRSSGRTPAGGARAQVPLSDLTGDTYIRRAGRQLIVSIYGAMRVIRLYPPENEAVRNALSDLAQSAQDLLEREHEVELRASNEFIFVNSTRLRLDLDNYASFSQILSVLRAVGVGSVRLSDTAQARDWLVFLSLLLSQSKAGDDVTAFDLTEKLAAAGVTCFELGAPLVTEDDTDFRQRAKEAAKRTYSQSVAVTKEVMNSVRMGASPNIKKIKRVVQTIVDQILNEETSLVGLTTIRDYDEYTFTHSVNVCIFSVALGRRLGLSKMQLYDLGLAALFHDIGKSRVPLSVLNKTDGLSDDDWRWLAAHPWLGVLALFHMRGQQELPYRAMVVAYEHHMKQDLTGYPKTIRPRAQSIFSRIVAVADGFDAATTRRAYQTVPMSPAAVLAGMRDNPRRGMDPVVVKGFINLLGVFPVGTLVVLDTFELAVVHAVNPNPSAISRPVVRIVSDDRGNVLFPGNLADLTEQKPDGTYLRTIIKTENPDRYGINVGDYFV
- the rlmN gene encoding 23S rRNA (adenine(2503)-C(2))-methyltransferase RlmN, with translation MSHLVLDNAEGRINLLDLTPAQSADALAAFLAARGEPAYRLKQLVPVLWQAPVRSFQEVTTLPQALRTALDEAFVLPGLTLSTRQSSSDGTEKFLFTLTDGQSIETVAIPDGDRMTFCISSQAGCALQCAFCATGVMGFARNLAVHEIAGQVRELALLDPPIRPTNIVFMGMGEPLMNWEAVDKTLTILNAPDGFGIGARHITVSTVGVLPGIIALSQRPEQFRLAISIHAPSDALRRSLMPINVKYPLDDVVKAAADFDRRVTFEYVMLGGVNDAPQHADLLAALARRCGAFVNLIPLHPGGAGDFTPTTAAGIRAFAAQLKRHQVEVAIRKSRGKDIAAACGQLRVERLRRRAHHAADQHGDVDVA
- a CDS encoding LytR C-terminal domain-containing protein, which encodes MKRGPVVLGGVALVAVAAGAWWMFARGPAGGEATRPVQGAPVQRLVPVETRIRVEVLNTTSTRGVARRVSLYLRDAGFDVVRYAGEGPARDSTLVLDRTGHPEWAQLVSKALGGAAIEARPDSSRYVDITVLVGRVVRTPPEAFYP
- a CDS encoding tryptophan synthase subunit alpha, coding for MSVTTSSDALSLRFASLAREGRRALVTYMTAGHPDPAQSVALMRALEAGGADIIEVGVPFSDPMADGPVIQRSSQVALEHGTGLTQVLDLVREAGLSVPVVLFSYLNPIMAAGQDVLERAAQAGVHGLLLTDLPVGADPVREAWVGAGPLAFVRLVAPTTPADRMREIAHHGRGFVYLISRLGVTGMQHDVASDLPETIARLRGATDLPICVGFGVSTGAQAQAIGRLADGIVVGSAIVKAAEAGVDAAHALTVELRRALDSI
- a CDS encoding GAF domain-containing protein — protein: MRLRVDLITRGVAVAGTASVAALVVVDPRWAAHPIGLAIAFIATILLRARPIALTKYSTLTGLPVSAMAGALILGASGAAMAVFAGVLVADWLLQRKALAWAWVNAGRESLALVAACGAYAAAAAVLNVQLTGTLSAEGVPAMSTLVFAYFIASRALQYFSLLVRDKLLPDERSLILRYEVIAFGASSAAVLLVVLTVTNVGLAGWVVVTVALGFGALLFQRIIEEAIAAEELNKIHQMELVVASDASLADAFQRIAGLANRLVDWRDFRIHRLQEGEPRLLFTGRDGLIEPPIVPPDEGRQLRDEALVTGRPVVVVDALTDPRLAGARDTVRSAVVVPLRFGERTVGLLELEHHKRGTYGAKQLGVVQRFASQLATTIHIQDLRRPLAESVSRLERQVETMSESAHQLRSGAETVARLAAEISRSVAEASDQAARGHDAAAEVHATTSSIARDAREAASASDRAVQIATEHRGTIGTAIERLVSAKGFVGESGMIMGDLGDETRRVTSFIGVIKDLAEQTNLLALNAAIEAARAGEEGRGFAVVAEEIRKLAEQSGKASEEASVLVATLAGQMERATRQMDRGRSMVADVEGLSESARDAMAQVVDSSRSAATWAKRIAEVSRAQEDAVGGVRDRIARIAEISGRNREGAAQVAGTAESQARSVHEVEESTRELRELATYLADLARRLTRLTQG